The segment CGTGCAAGCACATCCCTTGCCTGATCATCAGTACCCAAAATATTATGCTTATCTGGCTTTGATGGAGCTGGGGAAGCTAATTGGTAATTAATAGTATCGTAATTATATGTGAAAAATGGAGAAATAAAATACCCATTTTTTTTAATTAAACTTTGCACATAATCATCCTGATAATCTGCTTCACTACTAAAGTCACCACCAAATTCAGTTTCAGCATATTTAGTGAAAATGGGAAAATAATATGAATTATCGTATTTGACTAAAATGGGCTTGTCATTTGAGATAAAATCAAAAGAAATAGAAAATAAGCAGATAAAGACAAAAATTATGTACGAGTAATATGCTCGCTTATTTTCTTTAAATTTTAGCCATTTTGTTTTTTGCATAGCTAAGATTAAAGATTTCTATAAGTTATTAAAACAGAAATGTTGAAGTTAGAATTTTATAATTTTAACTTCAGTTACACTATCCATTTTTGATATTTGCTCAATGTCAGCGCTGCTAATTTTTTGATCAATTGCAATTAAGGCAATAGCAGAGCTAGCTTTACTTAATTCTCTGCCTAAGTGAAAATTTGCAATATTAATTTTTTTGTCACCTAGAAACTTACCCAGATCTCCAATCAAACCTGGCTTGTCCTCATTCTTAACGAATAAGAGATTTGGTGATAAATTAGCTTCTAATTTTACTTGATTAACAGAAACTATTCTTGGTTCGTTCTGAAACAAAGTACCAGCAATGTGAGTTGTGCTATCTTCACCAATAATATCTATGTTTAGAAATGTTGCATAGTCAGATTTTTCATTGCTAACTACATCTTCTACTTTAATAGATTTTCTTGCTGCCATTTTAGTGCAGTTAACAATATTAACCCCTTCCATAACCGGCGTTAAGATGCTTTTTAAAGTAACTGCAGTAATAGGCTTGGTATTTAACTTTGTAACTTTACCCTGATAAGATATTTTGATCTCTCTAATACGGTCATCTGAAATTTGCCCAATGAAGCTTCCTAATATCTCGCCTAATTTTAAATATGGATTAAGTGCTTTAGCATCTTCTGGTGAAACAGATGGAATATTTAGAGAATTTTCTATAATATTATGATTTAGATAGTTAGAAATCTGTTCCGCAACCTGCACAGCAACATTAACTTGCGCTTCATTGGTTGATGCTCCTAAATGTGGCGTGCAAATTAAGTTGTCATGGCCAAAAAGAACATTTTTTTTAGCGGGCTCGTTTTCAAACACATCTAAAGCCGCAGCAGCTACCTTACCACTATCCAAAGATTCTTTTAAATCAGCTTCATTAACCAAGCCTC is part of the Alphaproteobacteria bacterium genome and harbors:
- a CDS encoding phosphoglycerate dehydrogenase, which codes for MPKVLISDKMSPLAEKIFKEKNIDVDVITGLDANELCKIIGNYDGLAIRSSTKVNAEILAHAKKLKVIARAGIGVDNIDQNAATDHGVIVMNTPFGNSTTTAEHAIAMMFAIARQIPQANSSTHAGKWEKSKFMGTELTGKTLGVIGCGNIGSIVIKKALGLQMKVVGYDPYLTNIRASELGIKKAELDELFAQADFITLHVPLIESTKNIINANNIAKMKDGVFIVNCARGGLVNEADLKESLDSGKVAAAALDVFENEPAKKNVLFGHDNLICTPHLGASTNEAQVNVAVQVAEQISNYLNHNIIENSLNIPSVSPEDAKALNPYLKLGEILGSFIGQISDDRIREIKISYQGKVTKLNTKPITAVTLKSILTPVMEGVNIVNCTKMAARKSIKVEDVVSNEKSDYATFLNIDIIGEDSTTHIAGTLFQNEPRIVSVNQVKLEANLSPNLLFVKNEDKPGLIGDLGKFLGDKKINIANFHLGRELSKASSAIALIAIDQKISSADIEQISKMDSVTEVKIIKF